The sequence GTGACGGATCACCCACCGTCAGGGCACCCCAAGGTTGCGGGCGCCCAGCGGTCCGTGGGCCTCCGGCGCTCGCCGCCCGTCCTGACAGGTTATCCCCGTCCGCACACCGCTCCGAAAGACCGGATCGAGAGGGGTTGCTGGAAAAACGGGACGAACATGGTCCATCTACCGACGGTGATCGGGCTCCGGAGCCGATCGCCGCCGCGGGGCATCCCGGTCGCGGTGCGTGACGGCCGGCGGGTATCATGGCGCGCATGGCTCGGTCTGTTCTGCTCCTTAGCCGGCCGTGCTGATCCCGCATCGGTGACAGCACGGCGCCCCCTCCTGCGTGAGGGGCTTTTTTGTGCCCGGAGCGCGTGAACCCAGCCCACTGACGTAGACGAGATGGTGAAGATGAGCGAGACCGAGAACCCGTTCCGCTACACCGCCGCGCTGGCCGGCGAGATCGAGCTGCGCTGGCAGCGGTACTGGGCGGAGAACGGGACGTTCCACGCGCCCAACCCGGTCGGCGAGCTGGCCGACCCGGACCACCCCCGGGCCGGCGCGCCGAAACTGCACGTGCAGGACATGTTCCCGTACCCGTCGGGCGCCGGTCTGCACGTCGGGCACCCGCTGGGCTACATCGGCACCGACTGCTACACCCGCTACCAGCGGATGGCCGGTTACAACGTGCTGCACCCGATGGGCTTCGACGCGTTCGGCCTGCCGGCCGAGCAGTACGCGGTGCAGACCGGCACCCACCCCGCGGTGACCACCGCGGCGAACGTCGAGCGGTACCGGCAGCAGCTGCGCCGCCTGGGTCTGGCGTACGACGAGCGCCGCTCGTTCGCCACCACCGACCCGGAGTACTACCGCTGGACCCAGTGGATCTTCCTGCAGGTCTTCAACTCGTGGTTCGACCCGGAGCTGAAGAAGGCCCGCCCGATCAGCGAGCTGATCACCGAGTTCGAGACCGGCGTGCGCCCGGCTCCGGGCACGCCGTGGAAGGACCTGTCCCCGCAGGCGCGCCGCCGGCTGATCGACGACCACCGGCTGGCGTACGTCTCGGAGGCCCCGGTGAACTGGTGCCCGGGTCTGGGCACCGTGCTGGCCAACGAGGAGGTCACCCCGGAGGGCCGCAGCGAGCGCGGCAACTTTCCGGTCTTCAAGCGCAGCCTGAAGCAGTGGATGATGCGGATCACCGCGTACGGTGACCGGCTGGTCGAGGATCTGGACACGCTGGACTGGCCGGAGCCGGTCAAGCTGATGCAGCGCAACTGGATCGGCCGCTCGCAGGGCGCGCACGTCGACTTCCCGATCGACGGCAGCCACATCCGGGTCTTCACCACCCGGCCGGACACCCTGTTCGGCGCCACCTACATGGTCCTGGCGCCGGAGCACGAGCTGGTCGAGTCGATCGTGCCGGCCGCGTGGCCGGAGGGCACCAAGGACGTCTGGACCGGTGGCCACGCCACCCCGGCCGAGGCGGTCGCCGCCTACCGCGCCGCCGCCGCGGCCAAGACCGAGGAGGAGCGGACCGCGGACGGCAAGGTGAAGACCGGCGTCTTCACCGGGGCGTACGCGATCAACCCGGTCAACGACGCGCGCGTCCCGGTCTTCATCGCCGACTACGTGCTGGCCGGCTACGGCACCGGCGCGATCATGGCGGTGCCCGCCCACGACGAGCGCGACTTCGACTTCGCCACCGCGTTCGACCTGCCGGTGGTCCGCACCATCGAGGCTCCGGAGGGCGTCGAGGGCGCGTACACCGGCGACGGCGTGGTGATCAACTCCGGGTTCCTGAACGGCCTGGGCAAGGACGAGGCCAAGGCCGCGATCATCGCCTGGCTCCAGGAGCACGACAAGGGCGCCGGCGCCACCACCTACCGGCTGCGGGACTGGCTGTTCAGCCGGCAGCGGTACTGGGGCGAGCCGTTCCCGATCGTCTACGACGAGAGCGGGCTGCCGGTCGCGCTGCCCGAGTCGATGCTGCCGGTCGAGCTGCCCGACGTGGACGACTTCTCGCCGCGCACCTTCGACCCGGACGACGCGGACACCGAGCCGGAGACCCCGCTGTCGCGCAAGAAGGACTGGGTGCAGGTCGAGCTGGACCTGGGTGACGGACCGAAGACGTACACCCGGGAGACCAACACCATGCCGCAGTGGGCCGGCTCCTGCTGGTACGAGCTGCGCTACCTGGACCCGCACAACGAGCAGGCGCTGGTCGACCCGGAGAACGAGCAGTACTGGATGGGCCCGCGCAAGGCCGGCGATTGTGGTGGCGTCGACCTGTACGTCGGCGGCGTCGAGCACGCCGTGCTGCACCTGCTGTACGCCCGCTTCTGGCACAAGGTGCTGTACGACCTGGGGCACGTCTCGTCGTTCGAGCCGTTCCGCAAGCTGTTCAACCAGGGCTACATCCAGGCGTACGCGTTCCGTGACGCCCGTGGCGTGATCGTCCCGGCCGAGGAGGTCGTCGAGCGCGACGGTCGGTGGTACTACGGCGACCAGCAGGTCACCCGCGAGTACGGCAAGATGGGCAAGTCGCTGAAGAACGTGGTCACCCCGGACGAGATGTGCGAGCAGTACGGCGCCGACACGTTCCGGGTCTACGAGATGGCGATGGGCCCGCTGGACGTCTCCCGCCCCTGGGACACCCGCGCGGTGGTCGGCTCGCAGCGCTTCCTGCAGCGCGTCTGGCGGCTGGTGGTCGACGAGGAGACCGGCGCCGACCGGGTCACCGACGAGCCGCTGGACCCGAAGTCCCGCAAGGTGCTGCACCGGGTCATCGCCGGGGTCCGCGAGGACATGGACGAGCTGCGGTTCAACACCGCGATCGCCAAGCTGATCGAGCTGACCAACACGCTGACCCCGCTGCCTGTCGTGTCGCGGGAGGCGGTCGAGCCGCTGGTGCTGATGCTGTCGCCGTTCGCCCCGCACCTGGCCGAGGAGCTGTGGGGCCGGCTGGGCCACGAGGGGACGCTGGCGTACGTCGACTTCCCGCAGGCCGACCCGGCCCAGCTGGTGGCCGACTCGGTCACCTACCCGGTGCAGGTCAACGGCAAGGTCCGCGGCCGGGTCGAGGTCGCCCCGGACACCGCGGAGGCCGACGTGCGCGAGGCCGCGCTGGCCGCCGTCGCCGAGGCGCTGGCCGGTCGCGAGCCCAAGAAGGTGATCGTGGTCAAGGGCCGGCTGGTCAGCGTCGTCGTCTGATGCCGGGCGGCCCCGGCCGGGCCACCCTCGCGCGCCGGATGCTGCTGGCGCGCGAGGCGGTCCCGGCCGGCGACCGCCGGTTGTGCG is a genomic window of Actinoplanes teichomyceticus ATCC 31121 containing:
- the leuS gene encoding leucine--tRNA ligase yields the protein MVKMSETENPFRYTAALAGEIELRWQRYWAENGTFHAPNPVGELADPDHPRAGAPKLHVQDMFPYPSGAGLHVGHPLGYIGTDCYTRYQRMAGYNVLHPMGFDAFGLPAEQYAVQTGTHPAVTTAANVERYRQQLRRLGLAYDERRSFATTDPEYYRWTQWIFLQVFNSWFDPELKKARPISELITEFETGVRPAPGTPWKDLSPQARRRLIDDHRLAYVSEAPVNWCPGLGTVLANEEVTPEGRSERGNFPVFKRSLKQWMMRITAYGDRLVEDLDTLDWPEPVKLMQRNWIGRSQGAHVDFPIDGSHIRVFTTRPDTLFGATYMVLAPEHELVESIVPAAWPEGTKDVWTGGHATPAEAVAAYRAAAAAKTEEERTADGKVKTGVFTGAYAINPVNDARVPVFIADYVLAGYGTGAIMAVPAHDERDFDFATAFDLPVVRTIEAPEGVEGAYTGDGVVINSGFLNGLGKDEAKAAIIAWLQEHDKGAGATTYRLRDWLFSRQRYWGEPFPIVYDESGLPVALPESMLPVELPDVDDFSPRTFDPDDADTEPETPLSRKKDWVQVELDLGDGPKTYTRETNTMPQWAGSCWYELRYLDPHNEQALVDPENEQYWMGPRKAGDCGGVDLYVGGVEHAVLHLLYARFWHKVLYDLGHVSSFEPFRKLFNQGYIQAYAFRDARGVIVPAEEVVERDGRWYYGDQQVTREYGKMGKSLKNVVTPDEMCEQYGADTFRVYEMAMGPLDVSRPWDTRAVVGSQRFLQRVWRLVVDEETGADRVTDEPLDPKSRKVLHRVIAGVREDMDELRFNTAIAKLIELTNTLTPLPVVSREAVEPLVLMLSPFAPHLAEELWGRLGHEGTLAYVDFPQADPAQLVADSVTYPVQVNGKVRGRVEVAPDTAEADVREAALAAVAEALAGREPKKVIVVKGRLVSVVV